One genomic segment of Catalinimonas alkaloidigena includes these proteins:
- the tyrS gene encoding tyrosine--tRNA ligase, whose translation MSETTMASKQSRGEALSQFIDELRWRGLIHDMVPGTEEQLSKEVTTAYIGFDPTARSLHIGNLATIMLLKHLQLAGHKPIALVGGATGMIGDPSFKAAERKFLDEETLRDNQAGIKKQLEKFLEFEEGENAAEIVNNYDWFSGIGFLEFLRDAGKHLTINYMIAKDSVKKRLDTGLSFTEFSYQLLQGYDFYHLYKTKGVKLQMGGSDQWGNITTGTEFIRRKEGGDAFALTAPLVTKADGTKFGKSEEGNVWLDPEFTSPYKFYQFWLNVSDEDTPRLLRVFTLFSEEKIKALEANPNPNEAKRELAKDITIRVHSEEEYEKAVNASNILFGKSTLEDLNEIDEKTLLEVFEGVPQKEISRSDYDASENVLELLADTAQDLVFSSKGEARRMIKQGGVSINKQKVEDENEALKYQLLQDKYLIIQRGKKNYYLLKVNP comes from the coding sequence ATGAGCGAAACTACTATGGCGAGCAAACAATCACGCGGCGAAGCGCTGAGCCAATTTATAGACGAACTCCGTTGGAGAGGCCTGATCCATGATATGGTGCCCGGCACTGAAGAGCAACTTAGCAAGGAAGTCACCACTGCTTATATCGGTTTTGACCCTACTGCCCGATCTTTGCATATTGGTAACCTGGCCACGATCATGCTCCTGAAGCATTTACAACTGGCAGGCCATAAACCGATTGCGCTGGTGGGCGGAGCTACCGGTATGATTGGTGACCCTTCTTTTAAGGCTGCCGAACGAAAATTTCTTGACGAAGAAACACTCAGGGACAATCAGGCGGGCATCAAAAAACAACTGGAAAAATTTCTTGAGTTTGAAGAAGGTGAAAATGCCGCTGAAATTGTCAATAACTATGACTGGTTCTCGGGCATTGGCTTTCTGGAGTTTTTGCGCGATGCAGGTAAACACCTCACAATAAATTATATGATTGCGAAGGATTCAGTAAAGAAAAGGTTGGATACCGGCTTATCTTTTACCGAATTCTCTTATCAATTGCTCCAGGGTTATGACTTTTACCACCTTTACAAAACGAAAGGGGTAAAGCTGCAGATGGGTGGGTCTGACCAGTGGGGAAACATTACGACCGGAACTGAATTTATTCGCCGCAAAGAAGGGGGAGATGCTTTTGCTTTGACTGCTCCGCTGGTTACCAAAGCGGACGGAACCAAGTTCGGTAAATCGGAAGAGGGCAATGTATGGCTTGATCCTGAGTTTACTTCTCCTTACAAATTTTACCAGTTTTGGCTCAACGTATCCGATGAAGATACGCCACGACTGTTGAGAGTGTTTACGCTCTTCTCCGAAGAGAAAATCAAAGCGTTGGAAGCTAATCCTAACCCTAATGAAGCCAAAAGAGAACTGGCTAAAGATATTACTATCCGGGTTCACTCTGAAGAAGAATATGAAAAAGCGGTAAATGCATCTAACATTCTCTTTGGTAAATCTACGCTGGAAGACCTCAACGAAATAGATGAAAAAACTCTGCTGGAAGTGTTTGAAGGGGTTCCGCAGAAAGAAATCAGTCGCTCCGACTATGATGCCTCAGAAAATGTACTGGAGCTATTGGCAGATACTGCACAAGATTTGGTGTTCTCTTCAAAAGGAGAAGCCCGTAGAATGATCAAGCAAGGAGGTGTAAGTATCAACAAGCAAAAAGTGGAGGATGAAAATGAGGCTCTGAAGTATCAGCTGCTGCAGGATAAGTATCTCATCATTCAGCGAGGCAAGAAGAACTATTACCTTTTAAAGGTAAATCCCTGA
- a CDS encoding 1-acyl-sn-glycerol-3-phosphate acyltransferase → MWRIIAIIIFKITGWKARSYIPTDIKKAVMVAAPHTSNWDFIYARAALFILRVPVKFTIKKEWVKFPLSLILNPLGALPIDRQKKGMSRTSTVDKMVDIFNQEDHLIILVTPEGTRKYVEKWKSGFYFTAQRANVPIILGYLDYKAKEAGIGAVFQPTGDRDKDVEEIKAFYRTKTAKFPEKGVR, encoded by the coding sequence ATGTGGAGAATTATTGCGATTATCATTTTCAAAATCACCGGATGGAAAGCCCGTTCCTATATACCTACTGATATAAAAAAAGCAGTCATGGTAGCTGCACCGCATACCAGTAATTGGGACTTCATATATGCAAGGGCAGCATTATTTATATTAAGGGTTCCGGTAAAGTTTACCATCAAAAAAGAATGGGTAAAGTTTCCGCTTAGCCTTATCCTTAACCCGCTGGGAGCACTTCCCATAGACCGCCAGAAAAAAGGAATGAGCAGAACCAGTACCGTGGATAAAATGGTTGATATTTTTAATCAGGAAGATCACCTAATCATACTGGTGACACCCGAAGGCACAAGAAAATATGTGGAGAAGTGGAAGTCAGGATTTTACTTCACCGCCCAAAGGGCTAATGTGCCGATCATATTAGGCTACCTGGATTATAAAGCCAAAGAAGCTGGAATCGGAGCCGTATTTCAGCCCACGGGCGACAGAGATAAAGATGTAGAAGAAATTAAGGCTTTTTACAGAACAAAGACCGCCAAATTTCCTGAAAAAGGAGTGAGGTAG
- a CDS encoding DUF4197 domain-containing protein, whose protein sequence is MKQNNNTNIPQRIRQTLFALMLLPLMTFSACDVLTGILNDYGSGTGGLSNTEITQGLKEALKEGARFASDNASQDNGYLNNPIVDIRILLPPELRKAEKNIRKVPLIGDKLVDDLVEAMNEGAEKAAEEAAPIFVNAITSMTVTDAVNILKGQDDAATQYLKRTTSNQLATKFEPIIEDALEDVGATRIYNTLKTGIKKYNDTPFVNKLDVNVKELPEIEAYATEKALDGLFRLVAVEEKKIRDNPFDYSQQIIRRVFGSELNAQSSSSNRY, encoded by the coding sequence ATGAAGCAAAATAATAATACAAATATACCGCAACGCATTAGGCAAACTTTATTTGCCTTAATGCTTTTACCGCTGATGACCTTTTCAGCTTGTGATGTCTTAACTGGCATTCTCAATGATTACGGATCTGGTACCGGAGGCTTAAGTAATACCGAAATCACCCAGGGACTGAAAGAAGCACTGAAAGAAGGCGCTCGCTTTGCCAGCGACAATGCATCACAAGACAACGGATATCTGAACAACCCCATTGTTGACATCCGCATCTTACTTCCTCCTGAACTGAGGAAGGCAGAGAAAAATATCAGGAAAGTTCCGCTGATTGGCGATAAACTGGTAGATGATCTGGTAGAAGCCATGAATGAAGGAGCGGAAAAAGCGGCGGAAGAAGCGGCGCCCATCTTTGTAAATGCAATCACATCTATGACTGTTACCGATGCAGTGAACATATTGAAAGGACAGGATGATGCAGCAACCCAATATTTAAAGAGAACTACTTCCAACCAACTTGCCACTAAGTTTGAACCCATCATTGAAGATGCACTGGAGGACGTAGGTGCTACCAGAATTTACAATACCCTCAAGACTGGAATTAAGAAATACAATGACACCCCCTTTGTCAATAAACTGGATGTCAACGTAAAAGAGCTTCCGGAAATTGAAGCCTACGCTACTGAAAAGGCCTTAGACGGCCTATTCCGTTTGGTAGCCGTTGAAGAAAAGAAAATCAGAGATAATCCTTTTGACTATTCACAGCAAATTATCCGAAGGGTATTTGGAAGCGAGCTGAATGCTCAATCCTCCTCCTCAAACAGATATTGA
- a CDS encoding electron transfer flavoprotein subunit alpha/FixB family protein produces the protein MSILVFVENADGEVKKTSHEAISYAAALAEKLGEQEVIALSIGTEVNDDTLAALGKNGATKIVNVADEKLNQGVIQAYTTVITQVMEKTNATHLVLAKSSLGDPVAARVAIKANAALASNVVALPDLSEGFKVKRSIYTGKAFAWMSLSTEKKIIAIKKNAIEVKEDGSDVTVERLEVPLDENDFNVNITKTEKAEGDVLLPEADIVVSGGRGLKGPENWQMIEDLAKTLGAATGCSKPVSDMNWRPHHEHVGQTGVKVSPTLYIAIGISGAIQHLAGVNSSKYIIVINKDPEAPFFKAADYGIVGDAFEVVPKLTEAIKAS, from the coding sequence ATGTCTATATTAGTATTTGTAGAAAATGCTGATGGTGAGGTAAAAAAAACCTCGCATGAGGCTATCTCGTATGCTGCAGCACTGGCAGAAAAGTTAGGAGAACAGGAAGTTATTGCCCTTTCAATCGGTACGGAAGTCAATGATGATACCCTTGCCGCTTTAGGCAAAAATGGGGCTACCAAAATTGTAAATGTCGCCGATGAAAAGCTCAATCAGGGTGTGATACAAGCCTATACTACAGTAATCACGCAAGTAATGGAGAAAACCAATGCCACTCACCTGGTATTGGCAAAGTCTTCATTAGGTGATCCGGTGGCTGCCCGCGTTGCTATTAAAGCTAATGCGGCACTGGCTTCCAATGTTGTAGCACTACCTGACCTCAGTGAGGGTTTTAAAGTAAAACGTAGCATTTATACTGGAAAAGCTTTCGCCTGGATGAGCCTAAGCACTGAGAAAAAGATTATCGCTATCAAGAAAAACGCGATTGAGGTCAAAGAAGACGGAAGTGATGTTACTGTTGAGCGATTGGAAGTGCCCCTTGACGAAAATGATTTTAACGTAAACATTACCAAAACTGAAAAAGCTGAAGGGGATGTGTTATTACCAGAAGCAGATATTGTTGTGTCTGGTGGAAGAGGATTGAAAGGGCCGGAAAACTGGCAAATGATTGAAGATCTCGCAAAAACACTGGGCGCTGCCACAGGTTGCAGTAAGCCTGTTTCTGATATGAATTGGCGGCCTCATCACGAACATGTTGGCCAGACAGGAGTAAAAGTTAGCCCTACGCTGTATATTGCAATAGGCATTTCGGGTGCTATTCAACACCTTGCTGGTGTAAACTCTTCCAAATACATTATCGTCATCAATAAAGATCCTGAAGCGCCATTTTTCAAAGCTGCCGACTATGGTATAGTGGGTGATGCGTTTGAAGTAGTACCAAAATTAACCGAAGCCATCAAAGCTTCATAA
- a CDS encoding NupC/NupG family nucleoside CNT transporter, translated as MDYLRGTLGIAILVAIAFLFSRNKKSINWRLVVSGIALQFLAGFLILKVSFVAQIFSTVSEGFVKFLSFSEAGAEFLFGELVDASSFGFIFAFQVLPTIIFFSTVSAGLYYLGILQKIVYGIAWIMARTMHLSGAESLSAAGNIFLGQTEAPLLVKPYISRMTYSELMCLMTGGMATIAGGVLAGYVAFLGGDDPAERTRFAAYLLSASIMNAPAAIVIAKILIPETKEEKINYKLNLSDETLGVNLIDALSKGASDGLRLAVNVGAMLLAFIAVIAALNFLLKDVLGDITNLNGLIVNSTGGEFEGLSLEYLLGQIFRIFAFIMGVEWQETLEVGSLLGQKTVINEFVAYLSMSEMKADQIIQGKALVVATYALCGFSNFSSIAIQIGGIGSIAPNQQANLSKLGLWALLAATIACMMTGTLAGMLVNH; from the coding sequence ATGGACTATCTACGCGGAACCTTAGGAATCGCCATCTTAGTGGCTATTGCTTTCCTGTTTTCCAGGAACAAAAAATCAATCAATTGGCGCCTTGTGGTAAGCGGGATAGCTCTTCAGTTTCTTGCCGGCTTTCTGATACTTAAAGTTTCCTTCGTAGCACAAATTTTCAGCACTGTAAGTGAAGGATTCGTAAAGTTTCTGAGTTTTTCCGAAGCAGGTGCAGAGTTTCTTTTCGGGGAATTGGTGGATGCGTCTTCATTCGGATTTATTTTTGCTTTTCAGGTACTACCCACCATCATATTTTTTTCTACCGTTTCTGCTGGCTTATATTATCTGGGGATTCTTCAGAAGATTGTGTACGGTATCGCCTGGATTATGGCCCGCACTATGCATTTATCCGGGGCAGAGAGCCTTTCTGCGGCAGGGAACATCTTCTTAGGGCAAACAGAAGCACCTTTGCTTGTAAAGCCTTATATCTCTCGTATGACCTACTCCGAACTTATGTGCCTCATGACGGGGGGAATGGCTACCATCGCCGGAGGCGTATTGGCAGGTTATGTCGCTTTTTTGGGAGGAGACGACCCTGCTGAAAGGACAAGATTTGCCGCATACCTGCTCAGTGCTTCCATCATGAATGCGCCGGCAGCCATAGTAATAGCCAAAATCCTGATTCCTGAAACTAAAGAGGAAAAAATCAACTATAAACTAAACCTAAGCGATGAAACGCTGGGTGTGAACCTCATTGATGCACTCTCCAAAGGCGCTTCTGACGGACTCAGGCTAGCGGTCAATGTAGGTGCCATGCTCCTCGCTTTTATCGCAGTCATCGCTGCCCTCAATTTCTTGCTTAAAGATGTTTTGGGTGATATTACAAACTTAAACGGACTAATTGTGAATAGTACCGGGGGAGAATTTGAAGGCCTCTCTCTGGAGTATCTGCTGGGACAAATTTTCCGGATTTTTGCTTTTATCATGGGTGTAGAGTGGCAGGAGACACTTGAAGTGGGTAGTCTCTTAGGACAGAAAACCGTCATCAATGAATTTGTTGCCTACCTCAGTATGTCCGAGATGAAAGCTGATCAGATTATCCAGGGCAAGGCCCTTGTTGTGGCAACTTATGCTTTGTGCGGATTTTCAAATTTCAGCTCTATAGCTATACAGATCGGTGGCATCGGAAGCATTGCTCCCAATCAGCAGGCCAACCTTTCAAAATTAGGACTGTGGGCACTACTTGCCGCTACCATCGCCTGCATGATGACCGGTACCCTCGCCGGTATGCTGGTAAACCACTAG
- a CDS encoding tetratricopeptide repeat protein: protein MSQERLQQLFSFLKEDPNDPFNLYAIALEYLKNQDQKALQYFEKLLEQHPDYIATYYHAAQLYVDLGMNKSAEQTYMTGIEKAKSQQNSLALRELQNAYNQYLFEEED from the coding sequence ATGTCGCAAGAGCGTTTACAACAACTTTTTTCTTTTTTAAAAGAAGATCCGAATGATCCATTTAACCTGTATGCTATTGCTCTGGAATATTTGAAAAACCAGGATCAAAAAGCACTGCAGTATTTTGAAAAATTACTGGAGCAGCATCCCGATTATATTGCTACCTACTACCATGCTGCCCAGCTATATGTTGACCTGGGCATGAACAAAAGTGCAGAGCAGACATATATGACAGGTATTGAAAAAGCAAAGAGCCAGCAAAATTCTCTGGCTCTTCGTGAACTTCAGAATGCCTATAATCAATATCTGTTTGAGGAGGAGGATTGA
- a CDS encoding DUF2267 domain-containing protein, giving the protein MSFNIDKFAQEGHTFVHELSNELGHSGEDEAISRLLRSVLHVLRDRITMSESLDLLAQLPMFLKAVYVEQWKYREKPLKFESMEEFCQHVKDEQSRMGESDFQWNEPTDELVKRTFVALRKYLTQGEAKHVIDQLPKDIKEELKPALALS; this is encoded by the coding sequence ATGAGTTTTAACATTGATAAGTTTGCACAGGAAGGACACACATTTGTACATGAACTAAGTAACGAACTTGGACATTCGGGAGAAGACGAAGCTATTTCCCGTCTACTCAGGTCGGTGCTGCATGTGCTAAGAGACAGAATTACGATGAGTGAATCGCTGGATTTGCTGGCACAACTACCCATGTTTCTTAAGGCAGTATATGTTGAACAATGGAAATACCGTGAGAAGCCGCTTAAATTTGAAAGTATGGAGGAATTTTGCCAACATGTAAAAGATGAGCAGTCTCGCATGGGTGAAAGTGATTTTCAGTGGAATGAGCCTACTGATGAGTTGGTCAAGCGTACGTTTGTAGCATTGCGTAAATACCTGACACAGGGAGAAGCTAAGCATGTCATTGATCAGCTACCCAAAGATATCAAAGAAGAGCTGAAGCCTGCTTTAGCCCTTAGCTAA
- a CDS encoding GNAT family N-acetyltransferase — protein sequence MAGVRIKKFTGSEILQYLDDLAALRIEVFRSFPYLYDGNEAYEKDYLSTYTRAEGSAVILALEHEEVVGASTCIPLVEETEAIKKAFEGTEYPVEDVMYFGESVLKESYRGRGIGVEFFRQREGHAHNLKKKYASFCAVERRADHPLKPENYKPLHGFWEKRGYTRLPQLETTMRWKDIDQQQETDKTFKFWIKELR from the coding sequence ATGGCTGGGGTTAGAATCAAAAAATTTACTGGCTCTGAGATTTTACAGTATTTAGATGATCTCGCTGCTTTGAGGATAGAGGTTTTTCGGAGCTTCCCATATCTTTATGATGGGAACGAAGCCTACGAAAAGGACTATCTTTCTACCTATACACGTGCAGAGGGCAGTGCTGTAATACTCGCTCTTGAGCATGAGGAAGTAGTCGGCGCCTCCACCTGTATTCCTTTAGTGGAAGAAACCGAAGCTATCAAAAAAGCTTTTGAAGGCACTGAATATCCGGTGGAGGACGTCATGTATTTTGGAGAATCCGTATTAAAGGAAAGCTACCGGGGAAGAGGGATAGGCGTAGAATTTTTTCGGCAAAGAGAAGGACATGCCCATAATCTGAAGAAAAAATATGCTTCCTTCTGTGCTGTAGAACGCCGGGCAGACCACCCTCTCAAGCCGGAAAACTATAAACCTTTGCATGGTTTCTGGGAAAAAAGAGGTTACACCCGCCTGCCCCAGCTTGAAACTACCATGAGATGGAAAGATATAGATCAGCAACAAGAAACTGACAAAACATTTAAATTTTGGATCAAAGAACTTAGGTAG
- a CDS encoding electron transfer flavoprotein subunit beta/FixA family protein: MKILVCITHVPDTTSKIAFTDNNTKFDTTGVQFIIGPYDDYALARAVELKEQHGGSVTLLNVGTSATEPTIRKGLAIGADDAIRINAEPKDAFFVAKQIAKVVQEGNYDLILMGRESIDYNGGQVHGMVGELVGLPSIAPVMQLEIEGDTAKLAREIEGGKEFLEAKLPFIAGCQEPIAEWKIPNMRGIMTARKKPLEVKEPSGDEQMTTTISYEMPPAKGEVKMIDPEQVEALVKALKNDIKVL, translated from the coding sequence ATGAAAATACTAGTTTGTATAACACACGTTCCCGATACCACTTCAAAAATAGCTTTTACTGATAATAATACGAAGTTTGACACTACAGGTGTTCAGTTTATTATCGGTCCCTATGACGATTATGCGCTGGCACGCGCAGTAGAGTTGAAAGAGCAACATGGGGGGAGTGTTACCTTGCTGAATGTAGGGACATCTGCAACTGAGCCCACTATCCGAAAAGGATTAGCCATAGGTGCGGATGATGCTATCAGGATCAATGCTGAACCCAAAGATGCCTTTTTCGTTGCTAAACAGATTGCAAAGGTAGTGCAGGAAGGTAATTATGACCTCATTCTGATGGGCCGTGAGTCCATTGACTATAATGGAGGCCAGGTACATGGTATGGTAGGCGAATTAGTAGGCTTACCGTCTATCGCTCCGGTAATGCAACTGGAAATAGAAGGTGATACTGCAAAATTGGCCCGTGAGATTGAAGGCGGAAAAGAGTTTCTGGAAGCAAAGCTACCGTTTATCGCTGGCTGTCAGGAACCGATTGCGGAGTGGAAAATTCCCAACATGCGGGGGATCATGACTGCCCGTAAAAAACCCCTGGAAGTGAAAGAGCCAAGCGGTGATGAGCAAATGACAACAACCATCAGCTATGAAATGCCACCCGCTAAAGGTGAAGTTAAAATGATTGATCCCGAGCAAGTTGAAGCCTTGGTAAAAGCTTTGAAGAACGATATCAAGGTGCTCTGA
- a CDS encoding PIG-L deacetylase family protein: MTSGKKNVRHSQHEIAIRPLLNVYEWGTTLVIASRTNTDIMGCGSAIALLRQMGYRVHVMFICDAMYASSDTHNIPLQCLKDLRKYEAKSALSKLGVSEESITFMDIGHASVPSVGQDSFNEIVSRCKQKFKHYFPDTVLIPWRFDQVKDYVAIKRIIHSALQQEACYTNIIEYAQQPWIDESQIREATESDLKLLQLDSKEVLEYKLEALSQYHEEDISLLKDDVITLNALNRESLSYMTHPWEIFLQTEGVA, encoded by the coding sequence ATGACTTCTGGAAAGAAAAATGTACGGCATTCACAACATGAAATCGCGATTCGTCCCCTTTTAAATGTGTACGAGTGGGGTACGACACTTGTCATCGCCAGCAGGACCAATACTGACATCATGGGATGTGGAAGTGCTATTGCCTTACTCCGTCAAATGGGATACAGAGTGCATGTTATGTTTATTTGCGATGCAATGTATGCTTCTTCTGATACTCATAACATACCACTTCAATGCCTGAAAGATTTACGAAAATATGAAGCGAAAAGTGCTTTGTCCAAATTAGGGGTAAGTGAGGAATCTATTACCTTTATGGATATAGGTCATGCTTCTGTGCCTTCTGTTGGTCAGGATAGCTTCAACGAAATCGTATCCAGATGTAAGCAGAAGTTTAAACATTATTTTCCCGATACTGTACTTATCCCGTGGCGGTTTGACCAAGTGAAAGACTATGTTGCGATAAAGAGAATTATACACTCTGCCTTACAACAGGAAGCTTGCTATACTAATATTATAGAATATGCACAGCAGCCCTGGATAGACGAAAGTCAAATACGTGAAGCAACAGAGTCTGATCTTAAACTTTTGCAATTAGACAGTAAAGAAGTGCTTGAGTATAAACTTGAAGCATTGTCACAGTATCATGAAGAGGATATCTCCCTTTTGAAGGATGATGTAATCACTTTAAACGCTTTAAATAGAGAAAGTCTTTCTTACATGACACACCCCTGGGAGATTTTTTTACAAACTGAAGGAGTGGCTTAA
- a CDS encoding outer membrane beta-barrel protein produces MKPFTFSLLCICFFSSGFAQQQIGASGSVDATNAIYFESLDGTASSNGGTGYSFSLAYFYSINPNWKFQSGLTYRNAKHTISPNLLPGEIAPERDYSRNLISVPVVFRRYLGESSTRFFIDIGASFDFENDAPNDLDDNSGVSILFSPGLEQKLNDSFALNLAPQLQIYSLVPFQKDHHHRRLIAAGIEFSLLYSLH; encoded by the coding sequence ATGAAACCATTTACTTTTTCTCTACTTTGTATATGCTTTTTTTCCAGCGGTTTTGCCCAGCAGCAGATCGGCGCTTCCGGCTCGGTAGATGCCACTAATGCTATTTACTTTGAAAGCCTTGACGGGACTGCAAGTTCTAACGGAGGTACTGGCTATAGCTTTTCGCTGGCTTATTTTTATTCTATCAACCCAAACTGGAAATTTCAAAGTGGGCTTACTTACCGAAATGCTAAACATACGATTAGCCCGAACCTCCTACCCGGAGAAATAGCCCCTGAGCGGGATTACAGCAGAAATCTTATTTCTGTGCCCGTAGTGTTCCGCAGATATTTAGGAGAAAGCAGCACCAGGTTTTTCATAGACATAGGCGCTAGCTTTGATTTTGAAAATGATGCCCCTAATGATCTGGATGATAACAGTGGAGTGAGTATTCTGTTCTCTCCGGGCCTGGAGCAAAAGCTTAACGACTCATTTGCTCTAAATCTGGCGCCACAACTGCAAATCTATTCACTCGTACCTTTTCAGAAAGATCATCATCACCGTCGCCTGATTGCAGCAGGAATAGAATTTAGCCTGCTGTATTCGCTTCACTAA
- a CDS encoding competence/damage-inducible protein A gives MKNVYAEVITIGDEILYGQTLDTNTHWMGQRLNEMGIKILRKVAIGDAREEILSALDEASGRADIILMTGGLGPTKDDITKYTLAEYFGMPLKRNEQALAHIKALFASRGRNITPTNERQADLPEGCTMVHNRMGTAAAMWFERSGKIYVSMPGVPYEMKTIMDEEVLPRVKEKFSLPVIFHQMIQTVGIGESWLSDKIADWEDNLPAHIRLAYLPSLGCVKLRLTALGEDLTTLKKQVMEEVDKVMPLIDEYVFALGNVSLEEAIGNMLKAQQKTLALAESCSGGYVAHSLTSLAGSSAYFQGAVVPYHNQLKEEVLGVSYDTLLKNGAVSEETVIEMAKNIRKLMHSDFGLASSGIAGPGGGTEDKPVGTIWIAVANDKEVKTQKLQLTKDRMLNINLTKVALLNLLRKQL, from the coding sequence ATGAAGAATGTTTATGCTGAAGTGATTACTATCGGAGATGAAATCCTCTATGGCCAAACACTAGATACTAATACGCATTGGATGGGGCAGAGGCTAAATGAAATGGGAATTAAAATTTTACGTAAGGTTGCTATTGGTGATGCCAGAGAGGAAATCCTCAGTGCTTTGGATGAAGCTTCAGGCCGGGCAGATATTATTTTGATGACAGGGGGGCTGGGACCTACCAAAGATGATATTACGAAATATACTTTGGCGGAATATTTTGGGATGCCATTAAAAAGAAATGAGCAAGCACTTGCCCATATTAAAGCTTTGTTTGCCAGTAGAGGAAGAAATATTACTCCAACCAACGAACGTCAGGCTGATTTACCGGAGGGTTGTACGATGGTACACAACCGCATGGGTACTGCTGCAGCGATGTGGTTTGAACGAAGTGGTAAAATTTATGTCTCTATGCCAGGCGTACCTTATGAAATGAAGACCATCATGGATGAAGAAGTGCTCCCCAGAGTCAAAGAGAAATTTTCCCTTCCTGTAATTTTTCACCAGATGATACAGACTGTGGGTATTGGAGAATCGTGGCTATCCGATAAGATCGCTGATTGGGAAGATAATTTGCCGGCACATATTCGTTTAGCTTACCTGCCCAGTTTAGGATGTGTCAAGTTGAGGCTTACCGCATTGGGAGAAGACCTTACTACACTAAAAAAGCAGGTCATGGAAGAAGTAGATAAAGTAATGCCACTAATTGATGAATATGTGTTTGCTCTAGGCAATGTGAGCCTGGAAGAAGCCATCGGAAATATGCTGAAAGCCCAGCAGAAAACCCTTGCCTTGGCAGAAAGCTGTAGCGGAGGATATGTGGCTCATTCCCTCACCAGTTTAGCAGGAAGTTCAGCCTACTTCCAGGGCGCTGTGGTGCCTTATCATAATCAACTTAAGGAAGAAGTATTGGGAGTAAGCTATGATACACTTTTAAAAAACGGTGCAGTAAGCGAGGAAACAGTTATAGAAATGGCAAAAAACATCCGCAAACTAATGCATTCGGATTTTGGACTGGCCAGTAGTGGTATTGCCGGACCTGGAGGTGGTACAGAGGATAAACCGGTGGGTACTATCTGGATAGCAGTAGCCAATGATAAAGAAGTGAAAACGCAAAAACTCCAGCTTACAAAAGACAGAATGCTGAATATCAATTTGACTAAGGTGGCTTTACTTAATCTGTTGAGAAAGCAGCTTTAG
- a CDS encoding bifunctional nuclease family protein: protein MDKIELEILGLSSSQSSSGSFALVLGETVGNRRLPIIIGMFEAQAIAIEIEKIVPNRPMTHDLFKSFAKSFNYTIEEIIISDLKEGVFFAKIVCSDGSHTEEIDARPSDAIAIGLRFGVSIFTYERVLSEAGIVLTDEEGEKEGQAEPAEAENISSNKPFKEQLKDLSSDRLQTLLDEALKNEDYEKAAHIRDEMNRRN from the coding sequence GTGGATAAAATAGAGTTAGAAATCTTAGGGCTATCTTCCAGTCAGTCTTCATCGGGCTCATTTGCGCTGGTACTAGGGGAAACGGTAGGGAACCGACGCTTACCGATCATTATCGGTATGTTTGAAGCTCAGGCAATTGCTATTGAGATTGAAAAAATTGTCCCTAACAGACCTATGACCCATGACCTTTTCAAGTCTTTTGCCAAAAGCTTTAATTATACAATTGAAGAAATCATTATTTCAGATTTGAAGGAAGGTGTTTTCTTTGCAAAAATTGTCTGTAGCGATGGCAGCCATACTGAAGAGATAGACGCTCGCCCCTCAGACGCAATCGCCATTGGACTCAGATTTGGTGTATCAATATTTACCTACGAGCGGGTGTTATCTGAAGCTGGTATTGTTCTGACCGATGAGGAAGGTGAAAAAGAAGGCCAGGCTGAACCTGCGGAGGCTGAAAACATATCTTCAAATAAGCCTTTTAAAGAACAGCTCAAAGATTTGAGTTCTGATCGTCTACAGACCTTATTAGACGAAGCACTTAAAAACGAAGACTACGAGAAAGCAGCTCATATCAGGGATGAGATGAACCGCAGAAATTAA